One genomic segment of Deltaproteobacteria bacterium includes these proteins:
- a CDS encoding cytochrome c3 family protein gives MNIKRYIIAGLFTTLITTTVHAGQNACITCHESLGGTIAAPVIHWKGSIHSQNGVTCNSCHGGNPDVKTGNIKFLSPAEFSNIQAHAMSKASGFIGIPSGKTMFDMCGKCHTDSVNMYANSIMGVAYLENKGGPSCATCHNSHDNVIPAVPKVCEQCHKDITGFDQISPMNVSDATIHDLSMLRIHIEQKKVEGNKLPIFSKELASFQIGFVAWGAVLLLLIVSFIIYIVLEKRS, from the coding sequence ATGAATATTAAAAGGTATATAATTGCAGGATTGTTTACTACACTTATTACAACGACAGTACACGCCGGGCAAAATGCCTGTATTACCTGCCACGAGTCTCTTGGTGGAACGATCGCCGCACCTGTTATACACTGGAAGGGCTCTATACACTCGCAAAACGGCGTAACATGTAATTCATGTCACGGTGGTAATCCTGATGTTAAAACAGGGAATATAAAATTTTTATCACCTGCTGAATTTAGTAATATACAGGCTCATGCAATGTCAAAAGCAAGCGGGTTTATTGGTATACCATCAGGCAAAACGATGTTTGATATGTGTGGGAAATGTCATACGGATTCAGTAAATATGTATGCCAACAGTATAATGGGTGTCGCATATTTAGAAAATAAAGGCGGTCCATCATGCGCAACCTGTCATAATAGCCATGATAATGTTATTCCTGCTGTGCCGAAGGTATGTGAGCAATGCCATAAAGATATAACGGGTTTTGATCAGATATCCCCTATGAATGTTTCCGATGCAACAATTCATGACCTTTCTATGCTAAGGATACATATCGAACAAAAGAAGGTGGAGGGTAATAAGCTGCCCATATTCAGCAAGGAGCTCGCTTCATTTCAGATCGGATTTGTAGCATGGGGAGCAGTGCTTTTACTGTTGATAGTCTCGTTCATCATCTATATCGTACTCGAGAAGAGGAGTTAA
- a CDS encoding S8 family serine peptidase: MLIRVGLWFLFSFLLTGCGAEAKPVIFNKYLVNYKNYVTLSDQKQPYIIQFKDHVYANDITILKQNGNIIAGYIPENSFLVLANRETLNSIKNRLTGVWQYLPPYKIESTLSAMMRIHDISTPYNVLILGFPQISGEKLVNDIMIEGGTVISTEHSKNNSIIHAKLTRNEIISLAGSNDIRWIQPYPHFVLFNDVASWIAGVRLSTDVIQQNINGYNGAGQAVAIADTGLDTGNAGLNYDSADNRFYGYITGTDFHPAFLNKEVSIYADGYPDTGSFQDDVGHGTHVADTILGYDQQTPFAGISHNGIAYGVNKLVFQDVMNRQGIFNGIPAVIGNLFNQAYNDTLAPRIHSDSWGTSNIISYDILAWSLDKFIWEHPDMLILFASGNDGTDADNDGVVDLSSISSPALAKDCLTIGATESFRPSIPLTYGIAWPNSFPVPPISTDLLANNPDGMAAFSSRGPANDGRIKPDLVAPGTFILSAKSQSIFYTDDFENGLQGFSITGTVQGFMIYPNGYKSTYALGITSMTSPVLSYAQFFTSLSIASITHHAQLNFYVNTRLLSGVLSFEVFDPSRSAWILLDTFTSTAGWYNASYPILSYFTDTGSDNLNGFGLRLTVSDSGNKSDYVMIDDISIDTVTGGWGSQSFWGISSTTLEDQRYMFLGGTSMATPVAAGSAAIVRQWLLKNGYASPSAALVKAVMINTAKDIYPGQYGTGKYLEVPYRPNNIEGWGRIDLTRLLIPSQNWHIHVFDYKEGNGLATGAHRVLQFEVLNGDPLITTLVWSDYPASPGSSRDIVNQLDVTIASPDSRIYYPNGLNQPDHTNNIQQIEIAHPQVGIYKAIVKGYNIPKGMTPLNDQPYALVISGGVFRNPVQGKLYPDRGFSCSISYTQNYDPWDALFLLLFLAVPICCKKLHKKSCLSKVVKK; encoded by the coding sequence ATGTTAATACGTGTAGGTTTATGGTTTTTGTTTTCATTTCTCCTTACAGGCTGCGGGGCTGAAGCAAAGCCGGTTATATTCAACAAATATCTTGTGAATTACAAAAATTATGTTACACTGTCTGATCAAAAGCAACCGTATATTATTCAATTTAAAGATCACGTATACGCTAATGATATTACCATTCTAAAGCAGAACGGTAATATCATTGCAGGTTATATTCCTGAAAACAGCTTTTTGGTGTTAGCTAATAGGGAAACTTTAAATTCTATAAAAAACCGGTTAACAGGAGTATGGCAATATTTACCTCCATATAAAATCGAATCAACATTATCTGCAATGATGCGCATCCATGATATTTCTACTCCTTACAATGTGCTTATACTTGGCTTCCCTCAAATATCGGGAGAGAAGCTCGTAAATGATATTATGATTGAAGGCGGGACAGTAATTAGTACTGAACACTCTAAAAATAATAGTATTATACATGCAAAACTAACACGTAATGAGATAATAAGCCTTGCAGGATCAAACGATATTAGATGGATTCAACCGTATCCGCATTTTGTATTGTTTAACGATGTAGCATCATGGATTGCCGGTGTAAGACTCTCTACAGACGTTATACAGCAAAACATCAACGGTTATAACGGCGCGGGTCAGGCGGTTGCAATAGCTGATACCGGTCTTGATACGGGTAATGCGGGCTTAAATTATGATTCTGCGGATAATAGATTTTACGGTTATATAACAGGTACAGACTTTCATCCCGCGTTTTTAAATAAAGAAGTAAGCATATATGCAGATGGTTATCCCGATACGGGTAGTTTCCAGGATGATGTAGGGCATGGAACACACGTAGCTGATACTATACTCGGTTATGATCAGCAAACACCCTTTGCTGGAATCTCCCATAACGGGATCGCATACGGAGTCAATAAACTTGTTTTTCAAGATGTAATGAATAGGCAGGGAATTTTTAACGGTATTCCTGCAGTAATCGGTAATTTATTTAATCAGGCATACAACGACACTCTCGCACCACGTATACACAGCGACAGCTGGGGCACCTCCAATATCATATCCTATGATATTCTTGCATGGAGTCTTGATAAATTTATATGGGAACACCCCGACATGCTAATTTTATTTGCATCCGGCAATGACGGAACGGATGCTGACAATGACGGCGTGGTGGATCTATCAAGCATTTCTTCACCTGCACTGGCAAAGGATTGTCTTACCATTGGTGCGACGGAGAGCTTCAGGCCTTCCATACCTTTAACATACGGCATTGCATGGCCCAATAGTTTTCCTGTCCCGCCGATAAGCACTGATTTGCTTGCCAACAATCCGGATGGAATGGCGGCATTTTCAAGCAGGGGTCCTGCTAATGACGGCAGAATAAAACCCGATCTTGTAGCACCTGGAACTTTTATCCTGTCGGCAAAGTCTCAATCTATTTTCTATACCGATGATTTTGAAAACGGACTTCAGGGATTTTCAATAACAGGTACAGTTCAAGGATTTATGATTTATCCTAATGGGTATAAAAGCACTTATGCGCTGGGTATCACCTCAATGACATCTCCCGTTTTATCTTATGCACAGTTTTTTACATCACTTTCCATTGCAAGCATAACACATCATGCACAACTTAATTTTTATGTTAATACAAGGCTTTTATCCGGGGTATTGAGTTTTGAGGTCTTTGATCCTTCACGGAGTGCATGGATTCTCCTTGATACTTTTACATCAACAGCAGGATGGTATAATGCAAGCTACCCCATTTTATCATATTTTACCGATACAGGCTCAGATAATCTTAATGGGTTTGGGTTAAGACTTACTGTGTCCGATTCCGGCAATAAATCTGATTATGTTATGATTGATGATATATCAATCGATACGGTTACAGGTGGCTGGGGCTCGCAATCATTCTGGGGTATATCCTCTACAACATTAGAGGATCAAAGGTACATGTTTCTTGGTGGAACAAGTATGGCAACTCCGGTTGCAGCTGGTAGTGCTGCCATTGTAAGACAGTGGTTATTAAAAAACGGGTATGCATCCCCTTCTGCCGCACTTGTTAAGGCCGTGATGATAAACACTGCAAAGGATATTTATCCGGGGCAGTACGGAACAGGCAAATACCTTGAAGTTCCGTATAGGCCAAACAATATTGAAGGCTGGGGAAGGATTGATCTAACAAGACTTTTAATACCTTCACAAAACTGGCATATACACGTATTCGACTATAAAGAAGGTAATGGTTTAGCAACAGGGGCACACCGAGTACTTCAATTTGAGGTGCTTAACGGTGATCCCCTTATTACGACACTTGTATGGAGCGATTATCCTGCTTCTCCTGGAAGCAGCAGAGATATTGTTAATCAATTGGATGTTACCATTGCATCACCTGATAGCCGGATTTATTATCCAAATGGCCTTAATCAACCCGATCACACAAACAATATACAACAAATAGAAATTGCGCATCCGCAGGTTGGCATATATAAAGCTATAGTGAAAGGCTACAATATACCAAAAGGCATGACTCCGCTTAATGATCAACCTTATGCACTTGTGATCTCGGGCGGTGTATTTAGAAACCCTGTTCAAGGCAAGCTCTATCCTGACAGGGGCTTTTCTTGTAGTATATCTTATACTCAGAACTATGATCCATGGGATGCACTCTTCCTGCTGCTCTTTCTTGCTGTTCCAATATGCTGCAAAAAACTGCATAAGAAATCTTGCCTATCCAAGGTTGTTAAGAAATAG
- a CDS encoding ubiquinol-cytochrome c reductase iron-sulfur subunit, producing the protein MVDNHTNDPFGDGNKGITRRKFILSIILVAIAGAFGSILSLLKVLSPSKKGAGYVSTIVSGDKLLYASGNQVGSVIKASAMGVGDAVLAYPIGKTSNPANLVQLIKLEEKDFQPPTDIKFTDKGFVAYSAICTHLGCTVSWVNNKNAPTHSYSECFCHNSIFNPEKGAKVIGGPAPVPLAQIGIRVDSDDSLVFTSGFNGPIGPQV; encoded by the coding sequence ATGGTAGATAACCATACAAATGATCCATTTGGCGACGGTAACAAAGGAATAACACGCAGGAAGTTTATTCTTAGTATAATACTTGTAGCAATAGCCGGTGCATTCGGATCCATATTATCATTGCTTAAGGTTTTGTCACCTTCAAAAAAAGGTGCCGGATATGTATCAACCATAGTTTCGGGTGATAAGCTTTTATACGCGTCCGGGAATCAAGTTGGTTCTGTAATAAAAGCTTCTGCCATGGGGGTTGGGGACGCTGTGCTTGCATATCCTATTGGTAAAACATCTAACCCGGCAAACCTTGTGCAGCTGATTAAATTAGAGGAAAAAGATTTTCAGCCTCCAACGGATATTAAGTTTACAGACAAGGGGTTTGTCGCGTACAGTGCAATATGTACACATCTTGGATGCACAGTTTCATGGGTTAACAATAAAAATGCGCCTACGCACTCTTACTCAGAGTGTTTTTGTCATAACAGTATTTTTAATCCGGAAAAGGGTGCAAAGGTTATTGGCGGTCCTGCACCTGTGCCGCTTGCACAAATAGGCATAAGGGTTGATAGCGATGATTCTTTAGTTTTTACTAGCGGTTTTAATGGTCCAATAGGACCACAGGTATAA
- a CDS encoding lysophospholipase: MTTNKEGMIKSKDGTEIFYKYILTDKPKASVFIVHGLGEHLGRYDNVTNTLKEYNLFLLDLRGHGKSGGKRGHAMRFDEYLDDVDALRNEVKGLVQGKTFILGHSMGGLIVLRYAIYRPEGISGVVSSGPLLGVNVKVPKIKDVIGRLVANLAPGLSMSNEIDTSKLSHDKAVVDAYNNDPLVHAKVSARWYVEMVKAMEDTNANAGRLSIPCLILHGSADALTNPGSSKEFFEKAGSKDKTYKLYEGYYHEVYNEVEKQKPLSDMAEWLNKRAQE; the protein is encoded by the coding sequence ATGACTACAAACAAAGAGGGCATGATAAAATCCAAAGACGGTACAGAGATATTTTACAAATACATACTTACGGATAAGCCAAAGGCGTCCGTTTTCATTGTCCACGGACTTGGAGAGCACCTCGGCAGGTATGATAACGTAACAAACACACTGAAAGAGTATAACCTTTTCCTCCTGGATCTCAGGGGCCACGGCAAGTCTGGAGGCAAAAGGGGGCATGCTATGCGTTTTGATGAGTACCTCGATGATGTGGATGCACTCAGGAACGAGGTGAAGGGGCTTGTCCAGGGGAAAACATTCATTCTTGGCCACAGTATGGGAGGGCTCATCGTTTTGCGGTATGCCATCTACAGGCCGGAAGGCATTTCAGGCGTTGTATCTTCGGGACCGCTGCTCGGGGTAAACGTGAAGGTACCGAAGATTAAAGATGTGATCGGCAGGCTTGTCGCCAATCTTGCTCCGGGCCTGTCCATGAGCAACGAGATAGATACGAGTAAACTGTCTCACGATAAGGCTGTGGTCGATGCATACAACAACGACCCCCTTGTCCATGCAAAGGTCAGTGCACGATGGTATGTTGAAATGGTAAAGGCAATGGAGGATACAAACGCGAATGCAGGCAGATTGTCCATACCGTGCCTGATACTGCATGGCAGTGCCGATGCGCTCACAAACCCTGGATCGTCAAAGGAGTTTTTTGAAAAGGCCGGTTCCAAAGACAAAACGTACAAACTGTACGAGGGTTATTATCACGAGGTATATAACGAAGTCGAAAAGCAGAAGCCGCTTTCCGATATGGCGGAATGGCTGAACAAGAGAGCCCAGGAGTAA
- a CDS encoding class I SAM-dependent methyltransferase, giving the protein MSWNKDYEKSGRIWGENPGELAKAAVRYLKKNKSASESLNLLDIGCGYGRDAFYLSDNLQCNTLGIDVSEKATEIAMSTVIKTKKNNIMFQSIDFASLGGDKYDIVFASNVYQILHPHEREAFRVAAKKALRPEGLLFLATLSTRDPEHYGKGMKVEGEENSFKDEKYLHFCTKEELMQDFGFLNIKELYEQQYTEPRSTGETHHHVSWILIGFAS; this is encoded by the coding sequence ATGTCGTGGAATAAGGATTATGAAAAGTCGGGTAGGATATGGGGAGAAAATCCAGGAGAACTTGCAAAAGCCGCAGTCCGATATCTGAAAAAAAACAAGTCCGCCAGCGAAAGCCTTAATCTTCTGGACATTGGTTGCGGCTACGGAAGGGACGCATTCTATCTTTCGGACAATCTTCAATGCAATACTCTTGGAATAGATGTCTCGGAAAAGGCAACAGAGATTGCAATGAGTACGGTCATAAAAACAAAAAAAAACAATATCATGTTTCAATCCATTGATTTTGCATCACTGGGAGGAGACAAATATGATATTGTGTTTGCCTCGAACGTATATCAGATCCTGCATCCGCATGAAAGGGAGGCATTCAGGGTTGCGGCAAAAAAAGCATTAAGGCCGGAAGGTCTGCTGTTCCTTGCTACCCTTTCCACAAGGGATCCAGAGCATTACGGTAAAGGCATGAAGGTTGAAGGAGAAGAAAACTCTTTTAAAGACGAGAAGTACCTCCATTTTTGTACGAAGGAAGAGCTCATGCAAGACTTCGGATTTCTGAACATAAAAGAGCTCTATGAGCAGCAGTACACCGAGCCCCGCTCAACCGGAGAAACCCACCACCACGTATCATGGATACTGATAGGGTTTGCATCTTAA
- a CDS encoding long-chain-fatty-acid--CoA ligase, with translation MYKYKTIKELISGQAKAKPDKVFMYYKDMTKTLRELDDISNRIGNGLLSLGVKKGDRVTMLIPNRPEFIYAWFSLMKTGAVMVPINIQFKPDEIKYIINNSEAGTLITTGAFQDTVTKIRGELPQLQHIIVIDPKDKTGIIPFEDVVSANPSEPAVAVGEYDYASFIYTSGTTGYPKGVIDTNRNYIANAHQIAEAADFTEKDRAMLILPLFHCNAQVVTVLAPMYAGASFVLMEGFSPKDFLPAIDKYRPSTFSGVPTVYAILNSLPDAGKYDLSSLRFVICGAAPMPVEVFNTFEEKYKAFILEGYGLSEATCASIINPLKGKRKIGSIGKPLNGQDARILDENNKELPQGQIGEICIKGDVVMAGYYKNPEATAATIKDGWLHTGDLGYMDEEGYIYIIGRKKEMIIRGGENIYPKEIEEVLYKYQKVQDAAVVGIPDPKWGEEVFGFIVPKQGMQIAEQDLVDFLKEKIANYKIPKKFVITDAFPKTATGKIQKNKIIGQYAQEHGIDLSKKFAAKK, from the coding sequence ATGTACAAATACAAAACCATTAAAGAACTGATATCTGGTCAGGCAAAAGCAAAGCCGGACAAGGTATTCATGTATTATAAGGATATGACAAAAACCCTGCGGGAGCTCGATGATATATCGAATAGAATAGGCAATGGCTTGCTTTCGCTCGGCGTTAAAAAGGGTGACAGGGTAACAATGCTTATACCGAACAGGCCCGAGTTTATCTATGCATGGTTCTCATTGATGAAGACAGGGGCTGTTATGGTACCGATCAATATCCAGTTCAAACCGGACGAAATAAAATACATTATCAATAATTCCGAAGCCGGCACGCTTATAACGACCGGTGCATTCCAGGATACGGTCACAAAGATACGGGGCGAACTGCCGCAGCTGCAGCATATCATCGTCATCGATCCAAAAGATAAGACAGGCATAATTCCCTTTGAAGATGTAGTATCGGCGAATCCGTCTGAGCCGGCCGTTGCTGTCGGTGAGTATGATTATGCATCATTCATCTATACCTCGGGCACCACGGGTTATCCCAAGGGAGTGATAGATACAAACCGCAATTACATCGCGAATGCCCACCAGATTGCCGAGGCCGCTGATTTTACCGAGAAAGACAGGGCTATGCTCATACTGCCATTGTTCCACTGCAATGCACAGGTCGTTACCGTGCTTGCACCGATGTACGCAGGTGCAAGTTTTGTTCTGATGGAAGGGTTCTCTCCAAAGGATTTTCTGCCGGCAATCGATAAGTACAGGCCCTCGACATTCAGCGGGGTGCCGACTGTCTATGCAATTCTAAACAGTCTGCCCGATGCCGGGAAGTACGACCTTTCCTCCCTGAGGTTTGTTATATGCGGAGCGGCGCCCATGCCGGTCGAGGTATTCAACACGTTCGAGGAAAAGTACAAGGCGTTTATACTCGAAGGCTACGGTCTTTCAGAGGCAACCTGTGCCAGCATCATTAACCCGTTAAAGGGTAAGAGGAAAATAGGCTCTATCGGCAAGCCTCTCAACGGCCAGGATGCAAGGATCCTCGATGAAAACAACAAAGAACTGCCGCAGGGACAGATTGGAGAGATCTGCATCAAGGGCGATGTGGTCATGGCAGGTTATTACAAAAACCCCGAGGCAACGGCAGCCACGATAAAGGACGGATGGCTGCATACCGGTGATCTCGGTTACATGGACGAGGAAGGATACATCTACATCATAGGCAGAAAAAAAGAGATGATCATACGCGGCGGGGAAAACATCTATCCCAAAGAGATAGAAGAGGTTTTGTACAAGTATCAGAAAGTACAGGATGCGGCTGTCGTCGGCATACCTGATCCCAAATGGGGAGAAGAGGTGTTCGGGTTTATAGTGCCGAAACAGGGCATGCAAATAGCAGAGCAGGATCTTGTGGACTTTTTAAAAGAAAAGATAGCCAATTACAAGATACCGAAGAAGTTTGTTATTACGGATGCCTTTCCCAAGACAGCAACAGGCAAGATACAAAAGAATAAGATCATCGGGCAGTATGCACAAGAACACGGGATCGATCTTTCAAAGAAGTTTGCCGCAAAAAAATAA
- a CDS encoding cytochrome b N-terminal domain-containing protein, translating to MLFDWFEQRLELKKFKEKYLTKTFPTHPTFLLGEIALFSFITLVITGIFLGFLYEPSTKLTPLFSAMVPAAYASVVKIDLIPLGMIIRRIHHWSAMIMIASILAHLLRVYFTSAYRKPREINWFIGLALFGLSLFAAFTGYLLPYSNFSVTATSIGYYIAKSVPWIGGWVSRLVFAGEFPSDATVPRFFFLHVMLIPILLLSLIGLHMMILVKQKHTEPLANKSKKEAENGKRLIGIPIWPEQTIISVSFYFFLLFIIILIATNIPLNPIEAYGPPSPGTPVMRPDWYFLMIYGFLKLIPGDLSFSILGGKFTPETIGGVLFPSVLILAIILIPFLDRAKEPVSYIENPLHRPFMTSIGLTGITFTSMLVVAGYIDVLHIKPKAMLILLAVTSVSMWVISYFLLRFYNNRRNNGGNNVK from the coding sequence ATGCTTTTTGATTGGTTTGAACAAAGACTGGAACTTAAAAAATTTAAAGAAAAATATTTAACAAAAACTTTTCCAACGCATCCTACATTTCTATTGGGAGAGATAGCTCTTTTTTCTTTTATAACCCTGGTTATAACAGGCATATTTCTCGGGTTCCTTTATGAGCCATCAACGAAGCTTACACCGCTTTTTAGTGCCATGGTTCCGGCAGCATATGCGAGTGTTGTTAAAATAGATCTTATTCCTCTCGGCATGATCATAAGGCGCATACATCACTGGTCTGCAATGATTATGATAGCCTCTATTTTAGCACACTTATTAAGGGTTTATTTTACTTCCGCTTATAGGAAACCGCGAGAGATAAACTGGTTTATAGGACTTGCATTATTTGGTCTTTCGCTCTTTGCTGCATTTACAGGCTATCTCCTGCCATACAGCAATTTCTCTGTAACGGCTACATCTATTGGCTATTATATAGCCAAGTCGGTACCATGGATTGGAGGCTGGGTATCAAGATTGGTATTTGCAGGAGAATTCCCTTCTGATGCAACTGTCCCAAGGTTCTTCTTTTTACACGTCATGCTTATCCCCATACTTCTTTTAAGCCTTATAGGTTTGCACATGATGATCCTCGTAAAACAAAAGCATACAGAACCTCTTGCAAATAAATCCAAGAAAGAGGCAGAAAACGGTAAAAGACTTATTGGTATCCCAATCTGGCCTGAGCAAACCATCATCAGTGTATCTTTTTATTTCTTTTTACTGTTTATAATTATACTGATTGCGACCAACATACCTCTTAATCCTATAGAGGCATACGGCCCTCCTTCACCGGGAACGCCGGTTATGAGACCAGATTGGTATTTCTTAATGATCTATGGATTTTTAAAACTGATTCCGGGAGATTTGTCTTTTAGTATTCTCGGCGGCAAGTTCACACCGGAAACGATCGGCGGTGTACTATTTCCTTCTGTGCTAATATTGGCCATTATCCTTATTCCTTTTCTTGACAGAGCTAAAGAGCCTGTAAGCTACATAGAAAATCCATTACATAGGCCATTTATGACTTCAATAGGACTTACAGGAATTACTTTTACATCAATGCTTGTAGTTGCAGGTTATATCGATGTGCTTCATATAAAGCCAAAAGCTATGCTTATATTGTTAGCAGTTACAAGTGTTTCAATGTGGGTAATCTCTTATTTCCTTTTAAGGTTTTACAATAATAGAAGAAATAACGGAGGGAACAATGTTAAATAA
- the merA gene encoding mercury(II) reductase, producing MDYDLIVIGAGAGGFAAAIRANELNAKTLMINDGMPLGGTCVNVGCVPSKALLYAGELLHLARHHGIPGIELNVKSFDFKEVIQHELDLVAIMRKEKYDKVLKRLEHVTVLQGRASFTSKDEVRADGKTFRAKKIIIATGSTASVPPIEGIKETGFITHTRALKLKVLPLELIIVGAGPLGLEFAQMYARFGSKVTILEFQPSIFQPGEEEVVNRLESLLTEEGITMKTRAKVKRAYKKGKKKVVMYRIDKTEYEVSGDEILLATGKTPNTKDLDLDKSGVETDRRHAVIVNQYLTTKNENVFAAGDVINQPSRLETTAGREGSIAAENALAGSKLTMDYDAVPYTIFTDPQLAGAGLIEQEQMNRMNTCACRSVELKNIPKAIILNRTEGLIKMAVHPKSGQILGVHILAPNAGELIAQAMILIKNKNTIYDVIDSTPVFPTLSEAIKTCALSFVKDISGLSCCV from the coding sequence ATGGATTATGATTTAATTGTAATAGGCGCGGGTGCAGGCGGTTTTGCAGCGGCAATCAGGGCAAATGAGCTTAATGCTAAAACGCTCATGATAAACGACGGTATGCCGCTCGGCGGCACGTGTGTAAATGTCGGCTGCGTGCCTTCGAAGGCACTGCTGTATGCAGGCGAATTATTGCATCTTGCACGGCATCATGGTATTCCGGGGATTGAGCTTAACGTGAAATCCTTTGATTTTAAGGAGGTCATCCAGCATGAGCTGGACCTTGTTGCGATCATGCGGAAAGAAAAGTATGACAAGGTGCTGAAGCGTCTCGAGCATGTAACCGTTCTTCAGGGAAGGGCATCTTTTACGTCAAAAGACGAGGTCAGGGCTGATGGTAAAACCTTCCGTGCAAAAAAGATCATTATAGCGACAGGCTCTACCGCGAGCGTCCCGCCTATAGAAGGTATAAAAGAGACAGGGTTTATCACACACACAAGGGCCCTGAAGTTAAAGGTGTTGCCATTGGAATTGATCATTGTCGGCGCGGGCCCTCTCGGACTTGAGTTTGCCCAGATGTATGCACGCTTTGGCTCGAAGGTAACGATCCTCGAATTTCAACCATCGATATTCCAGCCCGGTGAAGAAGAGGTCGTCAACAGGCTTGAATCATTGCTTACAGAAGAAGGCATAACAATGAAAACCCGCGCAAAGGTGAAAAGGGCATACAAAAAGGGCAAGAAGAAGGTCGTAATGTATCGTATTGACAAAACAGAATATGAGGTCAGCGGTGACGAGATACTGCTTGCAACCGGCAAGACACCAAACACAAAAGACCTTGATCTTGATAAATCAGGCGTCGAAACAGACAGGCGTCATGCGGTTATCGTGAATCAATATCTCACAACAAAGAATGAAAATGTGTTTGCAGCTGGGGATGTGATAAACCAGCCATCCAGACTTGAGACAACAGCCGGCAGGGAAGGCAGTATTGCCGCTGAGAATGCATTGGCAGGCTCAAAGCTCACGATGGATTACGATGCCGTGCCGTATACCATCTTTACCGATCCGCAGCTTGCAGGTGCGGGGCTTATAGAACAGGAGCAGATGAACAGGATGAACACCTGTGCATGCAGAAGCGTTGAGTTAAAGAATATTCCCAAGGCGATTATCCTCAATAGAACAGAAGGTTTGATCAAGATGGCTGTTCATCCGAAGTCAGGCCAGATCCTCGGTGTCCACATACTCGCACCCAATGCAGGCGAACTGATTGCACAGGCTATGATACTTATAAAGAACAAGAACACTATCTACGATGTGATCGACTCAACGCCCGTATTCCCAACACTTTCAGAGGCGATCAAGACCTGCGCTCTCTCGTTTGTCAAGGACATATCCGGGCTTTCCTGCTGCGTGTAA
- a CDS encoding amino acid-binding protein, whose amino-acid sequence MAEQISVFIENIAGRLKEITALLKNANIDIKAITIADAPDFGVVRMIVDNTKKALSLLRSAKFITRTTDVVAVKIENKPGSLFNVLKVLEKSNIDIEYLYSYTASPREHAILVFRFDNNESAQKALSNSQISILSTEELLK is encoded by the coding sequence ATGGCAGAACAGATTTCCGTATTTATAGAAAATATTGCAGGCAGACTGAAAGAGATTACCGCTTTACTGAAAAATGCTAACATTGATATAAAGGCTATAACAATAGCGGATGCGCCGGATTTTGGGGTTGTGAGGATGATCGTTGATAACACAAAAAAGGCATTGAGTCTGCTCAGAAGCGCAAAGTTTATAACAAGAACAACGGACGTTGTTGCAGTAAAGATCGAAAACAAGCCGGGCAGCCTGTTCAATGTGCTGAAAGTGCTTGAAAAATCGAACATCGATATAGAGTATCTTTACTCTTATACTGCAAGCCCACGTGAACATGCCATTCTCGTGTTCCGGTTTGATAATAATGAATCTGCCCAAAAGGCACTGTCGAATTCACAAATATCGATTTTATCTACAGAAGAACTGTTAAAATAA